Below is a window of Pelagicoccus albus DNA.
AAGATTCGGGAGGAAACGTATTCGGCTGATGAGCAGCCAGAGGGCACAGTGGAGGCTTTCGAATGTCCGGTGGAGTCGAAGGAGACGGCGGCCTTGGTATCGTCGGCCTTGGAGCAGTTGAACGCGGAACAGCGAGAGGTGGTGGTGCTGAAAGTTTGGGCTGGACTGACCCTGAAGGAAATCGGGGAGGCGCTGGAGATTTCGCCCAACACGGTTTCGTCGCGGTACCGCTATGCTCTGGAGGCGCTGCGTAAGGAGATGGGAGCTTTGGAAAGATGAAGGAAGATTGGGAAGAATTTGAAGATAGCTTGCGAGGCATGACTCCTGCGCGTCCGAGCGCGGCGTTGAAGGCGAGAATCGCAGAGAGAATAGAGGCAGACGAGACGGCCTCGCCGGAGGTGGTGGCGTTTCTACCGCAGGAGGGCCCGAAGCGAGGCAGGCTGATCTGGGGAACGACTTTTACGGCTTTGGTCTCAGCAGTGGCGGCGGTCTGGGCG
It encodes the following:
- a CDS encoding RNA polymerase sigma factor — its product is MNDTTLQDWETFYDERAGKMLLFAKQFVGCVATAEDVVQDGFLRFWKGRKSHPADRLESYLYGCIRWAALDLLRRSKRSKIREETYSADEQPEGTVEAFECPVESKETAALVSSALEQLNAEQREVVVLKVWAGLTLKEIGEALEISPNTVSSRYRYALEALRKEMGALER